Proteins from one Deltaproteobacteria bacterium genomic window:
- a CDS encoding NAD-dependent epimerase/dehydratase family protein produces the protein MITGCRVLITGGAGFIGSHLAERLTPANRVIVFDNFRRDALTPAGLAERPEIEIIRGDVLDADAVRRAMRGCDAVVHMASIAGVDTVLRHPVLTMRVALQGTMNALEAALDHGGIRRFIDFSTSEVFGRYAYQVTEFDATTLGAVGEARWTYAVAKLATEHLAMTYEKEYGLPACSIRPFNIYGPRQIGEGAVHHFIRRALAGEPLVVHNDGSQIRAWCYIDDIVDAICLCLERPEAVGHSFNIGNPRSTVTIYNLAREIVRLSSSRSPIEFHPWPNADVEIRVPSVNKARELLGFQAKVDLEEGLLRTIQWYRRHGDR, from the coding sequence ATGATCACCGGGTGCCGCGTGCTCATCACCGGAGGGGCGGGCTTCATCGGTTCGCACCTGGCCGAGCGGCTCACGCCCGCGAACCGGGTGATCGTGTTCGACAACTTTCGCCGCGACGCGCTCACGCCGGCGGGCCTCGCCGAGCGCCCGGAGATCGAGATCATCCGCGGCGACGTGCTCGACGCCGACGCCGTCCGGCGAGCGATGCGCGGCTGCGACGCCGTCGTCCACATGGCGTCGATCGCCGGGGTTGACACGGTGCTGCGCCACCCGGTGCTCACCATGCGGGTCGCGCTGCAGGGGACCATGAACGCGCTCGAGGCGGCGCTCGACCACGGCGGGATCCGCCGGTTCATCGACTTCTCGACCAGCGAGGTGTTCGGCCGTTACGCCTACCAAGTCACCGAGTTCGACGCGACGACGCTCGGCGCGGTCGGCGAGGCGCGGTGGACCTACGCCGTCGCGAAGCTCGCGACCGAGCACCTCGCGATGACCTACGAGAAGGAGTACGGCCTGCCGGCGTGTTCGATCCGGCCATTCAACATCTACGGGCCGCGCCAGATCGGCGAGGGCGCGGTCCACCACTTCATCCGGCGCGCCCTCGCCGGCGAGCCGCTCGTGGTGCACAACGACGGCTCGCAGATCCGCGCATGGTGCTATATCGACGACATCGTGGATGCGATCTGCCTGTGTCTGGAGCGACCCGAAGCGGTCGGTCACTCGTTCAACATCGGCAATCCGCGGTCGACGGTGACGATTTACAACCTCGCCCGCGAGATCGTGCGGCTGTCGTCGTCGCGGTCCCCGATCGAGTTTCACCCGTGGCCCAATGCCGACGTGGAGATCCGCGTGCCGTCGGTAAACAAGGCGCGCGAGCTGCTCGGCTTCCAGGCCAAGGTGGACCTCGAAGAGGGCCTGCTGCGCACGATCCAGTGGTACCGGCGGCACGGCGACCGATGA
- a CDS encoding DegT/DnrJ/EryC1/StrS family aminotransferase encodes MTGNRIPLARPSLGGADIAAACAAIESGRLVLGPRGERFERALAVRTRRGFAVAVASGTAAIELALWALGVGDGDEVIVPAFGFPAAAHAAVRLRAVPVPVDVDPRTWNLDTDAARAAVTERTRVCIAIDQFGLVADDTRLAELSADTGVAILADSACSLGSANANGVPGGGYGVAAVLSFHPRKVITTGEGGAVLCDDPDLAATLRSLRNLGQAGPGQFERAGTNARMSEVAAAIGCAQIERLDAMVAERRLLAAGYAERLAPLVESGRICPQHVPPGSSHNVQTYAVRLARGLSRDRVRDRMSAAGVETGPGTYAVTRLAPFAAYARPAPVAEELHDQSLALPLFVGMRSADLDRVCDALAEAVA; translated from the coding sequence ATGACCGGCAACCGCATTCCGCTCGCTCGACCGTCTCTTGGTGGGGCCGACATCGCGGCCGCATGCGCGGCGATCGAATCGGGGCGACTCGTCCTCGGTCCCCGGGGCGAGCGGTTCGAGCGTGCGCTCGCCGTGCGAACCCGCCGCGGCTTCGCGGTTGCGGTCGCGTCGGGGACCGCGGCGATCGAGTTGGCGCTGTGGGCGCTCGGCGTCGGAGACGGCGACGAGGTGATCGTCCCGGCGTTCGGGTTTCCCGCGGCGGCGCACGCGGCCGTCCGCCTCCGCGCCGTGCCGGTCCCGGTGGATGTCGATCCGCGCACGTGGAACCTCGACACGGACGCGGCGCGGGCCGCGGTGACCGAACGCACGCGCGTGTGCATCGCCATCGACCAGTTCGGGCTCGTGGCGGACGACACGCGGCTGGCGGAGCTGTCCGCCGACACCGGCGTCGCCATCCTGGCGGATTCGGCGTGCTCGCTCGGCAGCGCGAACGCCAACGGCGTGCCCGGCGGCGGCTACGGCGTCGCCGCCGTGCTGTCGTTTCACCCGCGCAAGGTGATCACCACCGGCGAGGGCGGTGCGGTGTTGTGCGACGACCCCGATCTCGCCGCGACGCTGCGGTCGCTGCGCAACCTGGGCCAGGCGGGGCCGGGCCAGTTCGAACGAGCCGGCACGAACGCGCGCATGTCGGAGGTGGCCGCGGCGATCGGTTGCGCGCAGATCGAGCGCCTCGATGCGATGGTCGCGGAGCGCAGACTGCTCGCTGCAGGGTACGCGGAACGACTTGCGCCGCTCGTCGAATCCGGTCGAATATGCCCACAGCACGTGCCGCCCGGGTCGAGCCACAACGTCCAGACGTACGCGGTGCGGCTCGCCCGCGGATTGTCTCGCGATCGCGTGCGGGACCGGATGTCGGCGGCCGGCGTGGAAACCGGTCCGGGCACGTACGCGGTGACGCGCCTCGCGCCGTTTGCGGCGTACGCGCGTCCGGCGCCGGTGGCGGAGGAGCTGCACGACCAGTCACTCGCGCTGCCGCTGTTCGTCGGGATGCGCAGCGCGGACCTCGACCGGGTGTGCGATGCGCTGGCGGAGGCAGTGGCATGA
- a CDS encoding ABC transporter ATP-binding protein, which translates to MTGRPERAAADKAGAAGDVVIDVADLQVTYVTGLRRKRVRAVRDCSFQVRRGEVFGFLGPNGAGKTTTIRVLMGLVRATAGRCRVFGQSIEERDARRRIGFLPEAPYFYDYLTAEELCDLAGRLFGLPRAARRARARELLDLVGLAHARGRPMKKFSKGMLQRAGIAQALINDPEVVVFDEPMSGLDPIGRKEVRDIILGLRDQGKTVFFSTHILPDVELICDRVAIIVQGAVRAVGALSEIVAEQAIGVEIAFRVTDAFGDDQFERLCQRAPSARRVDRNVAVSLSADADVDEFLAFARDLGLSVVSVTPKHETLEDVFLEQARGKEATR; encoded by the coding sequence ATGACCGGCCGGCCGGAGCGGGCCGCCGCGGACAAAGCGGGCGCCGCCGGCGATGTCGTGATTGACGTCGCCGACCTGCAGGTCACGTACGTCACCGGCTTGCGCCGCAAGCGCGTGCGCGCCGTGCGCGACTGTTCGTTCCAGGTGCGCCGCGGCGAGGTGTTCGGGTTTCTCGGCCCGAACGGCGCGGGCAAGACCACGACGATCCGCGTGCTGATGGGGCTCGTGCGCGCGACTGCGGGGCGTTGCCGCGTTTTCGGGCAATCGATCGAGGAGCGCGACGCACGCCGGCGCATCGGCTTTTTGCCGGAGGCGCCGTACTTCTACGACTACCTCACCGCCGAAGAGCTGTGCGACCTGGCCGGGCGATTGTTCGGCCTTCCCCGCGCCGCCCGCCGCGCGCGCGCGCGCGAGCTGCTCGACCTCGTCGGGCTCGCGCACGCGCGCGGCCGTCCGATGAAGAAGTTTTCCAAGGGAATGCTGCAGCGCGCGGGCATCGCACAGGCGTTGATCAACGACCCGGAGGTGGTGGTGTTCGACGAGCCGATGAGCGGGCTGGATCCGATCGGCCGCAAGGAGGTGCGCGACATCATCCTCGGCCTGCGGGACCAGGGGAAGACCGTGTTCTTCTCGACGCACATCTTGCCGGACGTGGAGTTGATCTGCGACCGGGTGGCCATCATCGTCCAGGGCGCGGTGCGCGCGGTCGGCGCGCTGTCCGAGATCGTCGCGGAGCAGGCGATCGGCGTCGAGATCGCGTTTCGCGTCACGGATGCGTTTGGTGACGACCAGTTCGAGCGGTTGTGCCAGCGCGCTCCCAGTGCGCGCCGGGTCGACCGCAACGTGGCCGTGAGTTTGTCGGCCGACGCCGACGTCGACGAGTTCCTCGCATTCGCGCGCGACCTCGGCCTGTCCGTGGTGTCGGTGACCCCCAAGCACGAAACGCTCGAGGACGTGTTTCTCGAGCAGGCGCGCGGAAAGGAGGCGACTCGGTGA
- a CDS encoding ABC transporter permease: MSGAVRQVGQRIAAIALNTFRDAIRHRVLYGVAVVVLGFNLFGIVLGEMSLNEEGRVARDVGLAGVSLFGAFTAIYLGVSLLYNEIQRKTIYTILTKPIARWEFVLGKYVGMCITLTLLVALFAVTMVAVLWLRDMPFGVAMTKAIVLAYMEVLIVAAVAIFFSSFSTPFLSGVFTFAIYFLGRVTPEMRALAARDDFLGGAMAVVLRIIPDLHLYAVSGSVVEGKHVSIHGDFVSWGYVASAYGFGILYAAALLLLAIAIFSRRNFA; encoded by the coding sequence GTGAGCGGTGCGGTTCGACAGGTCGGCCAGCGCATCGCCGCGATCGCACTCAACACGTTCCGCGACGCGATCCGCCATCGCGTCCTGTACGGCGTCGCGGTCGTCGTGCTCGGCTTCAACCTGTTCGGGATCGTCCTCGGTGAGATGTCGCTGAACGAGGAGGGACGCGTCGCCCGAGACGTCGGTCTCGCGGGCGTGTCGCTGTTCGGCGCGTTCACTGCGATCTACCTGGGCGTGTCGCTGCTGTACAACGAGATCCAGCGCAAGACGATCTACACGATTCTCACCAAGCCGATCGCGCGTTGGGAGTTCGTGCTGGGCAAATACGTGGGCATGTGCATCACTCTGACGCTGCTCGTCGCGCTGTTCGCGGTGACGATGGTCGCGGTGCTGTGGCTGCGCGACATGCCGTTCGGCGTCGCGATGACCAAGGCGATCGTCCTCGCCTACATGGAGGTGTTGATCGTCGCGGCGGTCGCGATCTTCTTCTCGTCGTTCTCGACGCCGTTTTTGTCTGGGGTGTTCACGTTCGCAATTTACTTTCTCGGGCGGGTGACGCCGGAGATGCGCGCGTTGGCCGCACGCGACGACTTCCTCGGCGGCGCGATGGCCGTCGTGTTGCGCATCATTCCGGACTTGCACCTGTACGCCGTGTCCGGATCGGTCGTGGAGGGCAAGCACGTATCGATCCACGGCGATTTCGTGTCGTGGGGCTACGTCGCGTCCGCGTACGGCTTCGGCATCCTGTACGCGGCGGCGCTGCTTCTGCTCGCGATCGCAATCTTCTCGCGACGGAACTTCGCGTGA
- a CDS encoding cyclic nucleotide-binding domain-containing protein: MLGPEEVAFLKKVSVFAALRDEVLASFGHVAQRCEVAAGEVVFAEGEPAKEMIVVLSGRLEVVKRSRSGAEARIAVLGPGDVVGEMSLVDIQPRSAAVRATEPAVVASFRHADIANVYREDPQSYTLLVLNIAREISIRLRRMDAMLANILAEIDEVTGQHRPRAG, encoded by the coding sequence ATGCTGGGGCCGGAGGAGGTCGCGTTTCTCAAGAAGGTGTCGGTCTTTGCGGCCCTGCGCGACGAGGTGCTCGCCTCGTTTGGTCACGTCGCGCAGCGATGCGAGGTGGCCGCCGGCGAGGTCGTGTTCGCGGAGGGCGAGCCGGCCAAGGAGATGATCGTGGTGTTGTCGGGGCGGCTGGAGGTCGTCAAGCGCAGCCGCTCGGGGGCCGAGGCGCGCATCGCGGTGCTCGGTCCCGGCGACGTGGTCGGGGAAATGTCGCTGGTGGACATCCAGCCGCGCTCGGCGGCCGTGCGCGCGACCGAGCCGGCGGTGGTCGCAAGCTTCCGCCACGCGGACATCGCCAACGTCTACCGCGAGGATCCGCAAAGTTACACGCTGCTCGTGCTGAACATCGCCCGCGAGATCTCGATCCGATTGCGCCGCATGGATGCCATGCTCGCCAACATTCTCGCGGAGATCGACGAGGTCACGGGCCAACATCGGCCGCGCGCCGGCTGA
- a CDS encoding HDOD domain-containing protein, with amino-acid sequence MDARSRILFVDDEPQILRSLRRGLRRYDRWDLRFADGAEQALEELRSGGVDVLISDVTMPGTDGVELLTVAREVCPDAMRILMSGTTEGRLIMRAVPVAHRFLDKPVGIRDLARIIEDALTLRELLADPNIRTVVGKVSALPSLPRTFADLTRVLDDPNHNLDQVVRVVERDPGVSARVLHIVNSAFFGTARRIASVEDAVRHIGTGLLRDLVLVAGVLRLVEDGDLPANVSMRVEVAHAIEVASGARAIADEPHKLAAFTAGLLHDAGMLLFAAELPDLWAPMVDRARAEGVPLHEVERQQLGVTHAELGGYLFGIWGLPGDIVTAVVDHHTALERSHDGVDASLAVHLADRLSGLGREEPPPSEDMLAAFGVADRVAAWRREVDAAGEP; translated from the coding sequence ATGGACGCGCGGAGTCGGATCCTGTTTGTGGACGACGAGCCGCAGATCCTGCGGTCCCTTCGGCGCGGCCTTCGGCGATACGACCGGTGGGATCTGCGGTTCGCGGATGGGGCCGAGCAGGCGCTGGAGGAGCTGCGGTCGGGCGGGGTGGACGTTCTCATCAGCGACGTCACGATGCCGGGCACCGACGGCGTGGAGTTGCTCACGGTCGCGCGCGAGGTGTGCCCCGATGCGATGCGCATCCTGATGTCCGGGACGACGGAGGGACGGCTCATCATGCGCGCGGTGCCGGTGGCACACCGGTTCCTCGACAAGCCGGTCGGCATCCGCGACCTCGCGCGCATCATCGAGGATGCGCTCACCCTGCGCGAACTGTTGGCGGATCCGAATATTCGCACGGTGGTCGGGAAGGTGTCGGCGTTGCCGAGTCTGCCGCGGACGTTCGCGGACCTCACGCGGGTGCTCGACGACCCGAATCACAACCTCGACCAGGTCGTGCGCGTCGTCGAGCGCGACCCGGGGGTGAGTGCGCGCGTGCTGCACATCGTCAACTCCGCGTTCTTCGGGACTGCGCGGCGGATCGCCAGCGTGGAGGATGCGGTTCGCCACATCGGCACGGGGCTGTTGCGGGACCTCGTGCTCGTCGCCGGCGTTCTCCGACTCGTCGAGGATGGCGATCTGCCGGCGAACGTGTCGATGCGGGTCGAGGTCGCCCACGCGATCGAAGTCGCGTCGGGGGCGCGTGCGATCGCCGACGAGCCGCACAAGCTGGCGGCCTTCACCGCGGGGCTTCTACACGACGCCGGGATGCTGCTGTTTGCCGCCGAGCTGCCTGACCTGTGGGCGCCGATGGTGGACCGCGCGCGCGCCGAGGGCGTACCGCTGCACGAGGTCGAGCGGCAACAACTCGGGGTGACGCACGCCGAACTCGGCGGCTACCTGTTCGGCATCTGGGGGCTACCCGGCGACATCGTCACCGCGGTGGTCGATCACCACACGGCGCTCGAGCGCTCGCACGACGGCGTCGACGCATCGTTGGCTGTGCATCTGGCCGATCGGCTGTCGGGGCTCGGGCGCGAGGAGCCTCCGCCGTCGGAAGACATGTTGGCGGCGTTCGGCGTGGCGGACCGGGTCGCGGCGTGGCGCCGCGAGGTCGACGCCGCCGGCGAGCCGTGA